DNA sequence from the Streptomyces sp. HUAS 15-9 genome:
CCCGACGCCCTTGGGATTTCGCCCAGTTGACACTTCCGCTCCGTCACGCAGAGCGACGTGCGGAGCTCGGTGGGGCGCGCCTCGGAGGGGGTTCGCGCAGGGGTGGTGCCTCGTTGTTCGCACACCGCGACTCCCCAGTCACGCTACGCTCACGAAGACCCCGACGCGGACCGCGCCAACTCGACACCAGACCGACAGCTCACGCAGGCACTCTCCTTCACCCTTATCCCGGCACTTCACTGCAGAACGGCACAAGGCGACGAATGCCCCAGCACACCTCCGGGTCCGACCGGGCGGCGATCCCCCCAGCCGCCCGCGACGGTGGCAGCGTGCGGCCGCCCGCTCCGTCGACGCTCGACGAGCTGTGGCGGTCCTACAAGGCGACGGGGGACGATCGGCTGCGGGAGCAGCTGATCCTGCACTACTCGCCGCTGGTGAAGTATGTGGCGGGACGGGTGAGCGTCGGGCTGCCGCCGAACGTGGAGCAGGCCGACTTCGTGTCCTCGGGGGTGTTCGGGCTGATCGACGCGATCGAGAAGTTCGACATCGAGCGGGAGATCAAGTTCGAGACGTACGCGATCACCCGGATCCGTGGCGCCATGATCGACGAGCTGCGGGCGCTGGACTGGATCCCCCGGTCGGTGCGGCAGAAGGCGCGGAACGTGGAGCGGGCGTACGCCACGCTGGAGGCGCGGCTCAGACGCACCCCCTCGGAGTACGAGGTGGCGTCGGAGCTGGGCATCGAGGTCGACGAACTCCACGCGGTGTTCAGTCAGTTGTCGCTGGCCAACGTGGTGGCCCTGGAGGAGCTGCTGCATGTCGGCGGTGAGGGCGGGGACCGGCTGAGCCTGATGGACACGCTGGAGGACACCGCCGCGGACGATCCGGTGGAGGTGGCCGAGGACCGGGAGCTGCGGCGGTTCCTGGCGCGGGCGATCAACACGCTGCCGGAGCGGGAGAAGACCGTCGTCACCCTCTACTACTACGAGGGCCTCACCCTCGCCGAGATCGGGAACGTGCTGGGGGTCACCGAGAGCCGGGTGAGTCAGATCCACACCAAGTCGGTGCTCCAGCTGCGGGCGAAGCTGGCGAGCTTCGGTCGGTGAAGGGGCGGAAACGCCGTGTGAGGGCGGAGCGCCTCCCGTCCGGGGTGATACATCCGTAAAGTGGTTGACGTGCCAAGGATTCGAGCGGCCTCCGTGGCCGAGCACCGGTCGATGCAGCGAGCCGCCCTGTTGGACGCGGCACGGTCCCTGCTGTCCGAGGGCGGGACGGAGGCACTGACCTTCCCGGCCCTCGCCGAGCGGACGGGTCTCGCGCGGTCGTCCGTGTACGAGTACTTCCGGTCACGGGCCGCCGTGGTCCAGGAGCTGTGCGAGGTCGACTTCCCGGTGTGGGCGGCCGAGGTCTCGGCGGCGATGGAGCGGGCGGAGTCGGCCGAGGCCAAGGTCGAGGCGTATGTGCGCCGGCAGCTGGCGCTGGTGGGGGACCGCCGGCACCGGGCCGTCGTGGCGATCTCGGCCAGTGAGCTGGACGCGGGGGCACGCGAGAGGATCAGGGCCGCGCACGGCGGGCTCGTCGCGATGATCGTCGAGGCGCTGGGGGACATGGGACACGCGCAGCCCCGGCTGGCGGCGATGCTGCTCCAGGGGGTCGTGGACGCGGCGGTGCGCCGTATCGAGCTGGGTGCGGCCGAGGACCCTGCCGACATCACGGACGCGGCTGTGGCGATGGCGCTGCGGGGTGTGCGGGGCTGAGCCCCGCTCAGCTGGGCAGCGGCACGCCCAGCACCGGGAGCAGTCTCGACGGCCCCCGGTTCAGCAGCCACGGCGGCAGCAGGGACAGCGGGTCCAGATAGGTCTCGCCCCGGATGAGGCCCCAGTGCAGGCACGCGCTTTTGCAGTGCGATCCCGTCGGCTCCAGGGTCCCCACCACCTCCCCGGCCGCCACCTCGTCGCCCTTCCTCACCGACGGGCGTACGGGCTCGTAGGTCGTCCGCAGGTCCGTTCCCGCCAGCTCCACGGCGACCACCCCTCTCCCCGCAACCCGGCCCGCGAAGGACACCCGGCCCGCCGCCACCGAGCGGACCGGTGTCCCGGGTGCCGCCGCCAGGTCCACTCCGCGATGGCCGGGACCGTACGGTGTCGCCGGGGGCTCCCAGCCCCGTACCACCGAAGGGCGGGTCCCCACCGGCCAGGCGCGGCCGATCGCGGGTACCGGCGGTGGCGGAGCCGGCGGCGGTACGTCCGCCCGGGCGAACGGGGCGAGCAGCACCGCCGCCGGTCCCAGGAGCAACCCCGCCCACGTCCACCCGCAAGACTTCGCTCGTCGCATCACTCGTCGCATGTCAGAACGGTCCCGCAGCCTCGTCGATCATGGCCGGGATCTGTGGACAACTCACCGGTTGTGGACAGCGGCGTCACCCGGTGCCTCGCGGGTCCCGTACACTTCTTTTGGCGATCCGGGCCACCGGGTCGACTTCGCACGCCCCGACACCTGAAGATCACAAACAGGTGTCAGCGCCTCTCGGTCCCTCGCGGCAAGGCGCACTCGGGCGTCAGGCGCGGGTGCCGGCCGGTACCCGCGGCACAACCGAGAAACTCAAGGAGAACGGCCATGGCCGTCGTCACGATGCGGGAGCTGCTGGAGAGCGGCGTCCACTTCGGTCACCAGACCCGTCGCTGGAACCCGAAGATGAAGCGCTTCATCTTCACCGAGCGCAACGGCATCTACATCATCGACCTGCTCCAGTCGCTGTCGTACATCGACCGCGCCTACGAGTTCGTCAAGGAGACCGTCGCCCACGGCGGCACGGTCATGTTCGTCGGTACGAAGAAGCAGGCGCAGGAGGCCATCGCCGAGCAGGCCACCCGCGTCGGCATGCCCTACGTCAACCAGCGCTGGCTGGGCGGCATGCTCAC
Encoded proteins:
- a CDS encoding TetR/AcrR family transcriptional regulator, whose amino-acid sequence is MAEHRSMQRAALLDAARSLLSEGGTEALTFPALAERTGLARSSVYEYFRSRAAVVQELCEVDFPVWAAEVSAAMERAESAEAKVEAYVRRQLALVGDRRHRAVVAISASELDAGARERIRAAHGGLVAMIVEALGDMGHAQPRLAAMLLQGVVDAAVRRIELGAAEDPADITDAAVAMALRGVRG
- the whiG gene encoding RNA polymerase sigma factor WhiG codes for the protein MPQHTSGSDRAAIPPAARDGGSVRPPAPSTLDELWRSYKATGDDRLREQLILHYSPLVKYVAGRVSVGLPPNVEQADFVSSGVFGLIDAIEKFDIEREIKFETYAITRIRGAMIDELRALDWIPRSVRQKARNVERAYATLEARLRRTPSEYEVASELGIEVDELHAVFSQLSLANVVALEELLHVGGEGGDRLSLMDTLEDTAADDPVEVAEDRELRRFLARAINTLPEREKTVVTLYYYEGLTLAEIGNVLGVTESRVSQIHTKSVLQLRAKLASFGR
- a CDS encoding murein hydrolase activator EnvC family protein — protein: MRRAKSCGWTWAGLLLGPAAVLLAPFARADVPPPAPPPPVPAIGRAWPVGTRPSVVRGWEPPATPYGPGHRGVDLAAAPGTPVRSVAAGRVSFAGRVAGRGVVAVELAGTDLRTTYEPVRPSVRKGDEVAAGEVVGTLEPTGSHCKSACLHWGLIRGETYLDPLSLLPPWLLNRGPSRLLPVLGVPLPS